One window from the genome of Helicoverpa armigera isolate CAAS_96S chromosome 4, ASM3070526v1, whole genome shotgun sequence encodes:
- the LOC110370432 gene encoding uncharacterized protein LOC110370432 isoform X1 yields MEIVSLRPRCCKIAHKKSHEIKFGGRGALQGVISGLTQDDSIYSMSATSEYEPAARQDYGPATSSENVYEHVLDHKLTNMNVPSVRTPVLRAVPLSPTEGDPEPDSTNPESIIQSVHKVDKEVEYHIAEKHCDTDMSVDSLSGIVRLEEAIDNVGRIAYPIIQETEDSNDGNYVDNSTTLIQAPLSTAIVQNVTKLPQNFTINVDAAVGNITSIQNVQDVAGNQTLWLPTILATSAATNDSKIDDERSQAGVSQIIITSESYVNDTNQTVRRANIVTENFMSRPKASKVQILSNISIPKNPSYNQQYLTGKEMAPVYGTQSHVYKLSNSVLCTKPQKSQSLIGCSTLSPNVVNNSPIKNVPYSHTFTKSTNLNKTLNKVNNGANLNAMVAASSGNTQCHILSRVVSGPNKMSVHSGRKSVNTFKGSKSSGQVSNQKNQSRPIKIIQQTGSANKSEAKSWPVASVTYKSQQPSYGVVDSNASKIIQKVGSPTHKSQPLSLSKFPPKGERLVLQSPCGPVLISTAPISTSLPKGPHYVQSGSTPNLRYVQTYGPADNPISTVSQVSANQQLTAQILQSLSQPKLMLQTSPTPLNHNITTMLPSPEEPVEVKPINQKRIVVGDKTTLLTEDDIIGMEERPNLSEELRRYSFQPLAFVMLDHTYAQPAQKQPTATPPTTPVSTGPPPAIISPTLTTSPMSPLKRNSPVIMSTASYEMPLTVPTSVVGTPIPVSSIQMAPITYKPTPAPPPDDDAASVISSIDGDRKANRGGSDTETAPEGEEEGKTRCICDFTHDDGYMICCDRCGEWQHVDCMGIDRQNIPDAYQCEICSPRPIDRRHARAIQMRKREELSALGASDTDSSESSRQPGQRRKRLLTVTTYTNTSGSCVTTYNSNVPVLPPLPQPSLALPKRGPKRPKKAEVVRKGTKRKLSEKRVKRKKEMMLNRSKYNSTMSNQSHFQDSYELAVTNHYSPELRAKIMKYSSKLGNTPNMAYAMNAHLCTTVPHAGGKILIATKDLKENTPVIELRGKYMLSNQHRPQLQNSARAGSQKPGPFVFFYRLPKDNTQICIDTRTYGNEARFVRRSCKPNAELQHCIVKGTLHVYLVSIGVIQSNTEITVGHDADGSKQPCACGNPKHCKVNGLNTLASRKSVDYPPREKRSRNRCFSSSSPVSPPLAPAVTTPIKEFTPQILTTIKSEKKSPQQIKHEYPPLSPVKSSAVMALNFDEPPKPEPVEDIKPEIDLIAKEEMKPEDLDEPDYCKEEPIEEKFEEIKHEIPLPVVEEPKPFIAPKVEEKEIKEIIKPEKEPVYSDEEKPEKVEEKKPKEEPKIEEDRPVTREFMAKSACHDRSSRSSRTACVNQDSLDDKTDDSQDKIQTNNKEKEKRKMVSSKNSIETPPPSLGTRQNSKPVSKLQTREERKMEAIMKAFERMEKAEQRKQEVKERQKRRESDPHPNANDKDDEEEVHNTTKKRKKRKGRARTTSQSNRRRLNSADSDMVTSGDEAPPTPLTPPRAPPPRRDSVVPPPVEHNERANEVPHEELGLSSACLLVEAAVGSVESAFKLPKTKKTMATEWIGRSPERTPSPYRSPYRPALVSAPSLENLVRVASTIIGDLSGGHDLDHEEESRLSPPRTPGRDRNKPPKKAKRITRSTPPTEVAEVVTPIIAQHSAKKRWLRQAISEESDSPVADVFVPESPPNEMVTPLKKRRLARESLSCEQNTIVPCNDETSPILTSEDSPVKDDTQALTRQYKVRNIMDSIYGRDRTRSDSGQGSDDQCNIDHDVLNMNIKGPHDSENIRRIIGVPTPEDEHPPEIPKPEDIKTNNNNVEIDESNYNKVVPMEIDTTIPAQPKIQESVDSSIDVKGIESPTDKLNSCQSADTSGNSSPQRDEMDDIQKKIHSFHTENIQILKSRNKKPKEKRKKVNLNFDLNMVDDQISVQLRTENDTSSKAIEINGDIHDEMSNSIHDDVKVHVSPENIPLPPVESIPLPAPENIPLPEEPSPMPVIPPPETIPLPEEPMKPVKTIRPSSPVEKLDKIEKPFSIDRPSVLENSTLPFSSRFSSTGLFSGIFSNMSQSFNMDSSINENVPNMSIIKSAIDRTTSLDSSLFDKDSITPVDDLKNVQAILTRVNNMDSNNSVILSGVLNSSNKARLLAPSPKPLAKPYCPRSHDPRLNPPPLEKPKPVRRKLSITEYRKRHLGGCVEEGGGGSSSSPNEAGEAPAEWSSESSGAASLSPQRLDLAAQAAADELEQRLHRELTADHAPKGVFDAQPTASERQRENLSSRLRREFGLALPDDEEARPPTENTGMPTWRHNHFTEQPTGSLNQHNLFSTRRDRTMPPMGQIQPPAPSNCHEDPWGQKSMEQISDSVDNQWNNNMYSTTYGYKTGVKGLKWGRRGV; encoded by the exons ATGGAAATAGTTTCGCTACGTCCTAGGTGTTGTAAAATCGCTCATAAAAAG tcacatgaaataaaatttgggGGCCGAGGTGCACTCCAAGGCGTCATCTCGGGTTTGACCCAAGATGATAGTATATACAGCATGTCAGCTACATCAGAATACGAACCAGCGGCCCGGCAA GATTACGGGCCGGCCACCTCCAGTGAAAATGTTTACGAACATGTATTGGAtcacaaattaacaaatatgaATGTACCTAGTGTGAGAACTCCTGTATTGAGGGCTGTGCCCTTGTCTCCCACTGAAGGTGATCCTGAACCTGACTCCACAAATCCTGAAAGTATCATTCAATCTGTGCACAAAGTAGACAAAGAAGTTGAATATCACATTGCTGAGAAACACTGTGATACAGATATGTCTGTGGACTCCCTCTCTGGCATTGTAAGGCTCGAAGAGGCCATTGATAACGTAGGGCGCATAGCGTACCCCATAATACAAGAAACCGAAGATTCAAATGATGGCAATTATGTAGACAACTCCACAACCCTCATACAAGCACCATTGAGCACTGCAATTGTTCAAAACGTCACAAAATTGCCTCAGAATTTTACAATTAATGTTGATGCAGCTGTTGGAAACATAACATCTATACAGAATGTACAAGATGTAGCTGGAAACCAGACCCTATGGCTGCCTACAATACTTGCAACCAGTGCTGCTACAAATGACTCTAAGATTGATGACGAGAGATCACAAGCTGGTGTGTCACAAATCATTATCACCAGTGAAAGTTATGTTAATGACACAAATCAAACTGTAAGAAGAGCTAATATTGTCACTGAGAACTTCATGAGCAGACCCAAGGCATCGAAAGTTCAGATTTTAAGCAATATATCTATTCCGAAGAACCCTAGTTATAATCAACAGTACTTAACTGGGAAAGAAATGGCTCCTGTGTATGGAACACAAAGTCATGTTTACAAACTGAGTAATTCAGTCCTCTGTACTAAACCCCAGAAGAGTCAGTCTTTGATTGGCTGCTCCACTTTATCGCCAAATGTTGTGAACAATAGCCCTATCAAGAATGTGCCCTACAGTCATACATTCACCAAAAGcacaaacttaaataaaactttgaataagGTAAACAATGGTGCTAATCTTAATGCTATGGTTGCTGCCTCCTCGGGCAACACACAATGCCATATATTATCTCGTGTTGTCTCTGGACCTAATAAGATGTCTGTACATTCTGGAAGAAAATCTGTCAATACTTTTAAGGGATCCAAGAGCTCGGGACAAGTTTCCAATCAGAAGAATCAATCAAggccaattaaaataatacaacagACTGGGTCAGCTAACAAATCTGAGGCTAAGTCTTGGCCTGTTGCCAGCGTCACATACAAAAGTCAGCAGCCTAGTTATGGAGTTGTTGATTCGAATGCATCGAAAATTATACAGAAAGTGGGCAGTCCCACACATAAGAGCCAGCCATTATCTTTATCAAAGTTCCCTCCAAAAGGGGAGCGTTTAGTTTTACAGTCACCTTGTGGGCCTGTCTTGATTTCTACTGCTCCAATCAGCACGAGTTTACCAAAGGGTCCTCACTATGTGCAATCAGGGTCTACTCCCAATTTAAGATATGTTCAGACGTATGGCCCTGCAGACAATCCTATCTCCACAGTATCACAAGTGTCTGCTAACCAGCAACTGACTGCGCAGATACTGCAGTCTTTGTCACAGCCCAAGTTGATGTTGCAAACCAGTCCAACACCTTTGAACCATAATATAACAACTATGCTGCCCTCACCTGAGGAACCAGTTGAGGTCAAGCCTATAAATCAAAAGAGGATTGTTGT tgGCGACAAAACAACATTACTTACTGAGGACGACATTATCGGCATGGAAGAGCGACCAAATCTTTCCGAAGAACTAAGGAGGTATTCATTCCAGCCCTTAGCCTTCGTGATGTTGGACCACACTTACGCGCAGCCCGCTCAGAAGCAGCCCACGGCTACTCCGCCCACGACGCCGGTGTCTACTGGCCCGCCTCCCGCCATCATCTCGCCCACTCTCACTACATCACCAATGAGTCCTTTAAAACGTAATTCCCCTGTTATCATGTCCACCGCGTCTTACGAAATGCCTTTGACAGTGCCTACTAGTGTTGTTGGAACACCTATACCTGTTTCTTCAATACAAATGGCGCCGATTACTTATAAGCCGACGCCAGCGCCGCCGCCCGATGACGATGCTGCATCTGTGATATCGTCAATAGATGGCGACAGGAAAGCTAACAGAGGTGGTAGTGATACGGAAACTGCCCCCGAAGGCGAGGAAGAGGGGAAGACGAGATGCATTTGTGACTTCACCCATGACGACGGGTACATGATATGTTGCGACCGCTGCGGCGAGTGGCAGCATGTGGACTGCATGGGCATCGACCGGCAGAACATACCGGACGCCTACCAATGCGAGATCTGTTCGCCGCGACCCATCGACCGACGTCACGCGCGGGCCATACAGATGAGAAAGAGAGAGGAACTCAGCGCACTCGGTGCTTCCGACACTGACTCGTCAGAGAGCAGTCGACAGCCCGGACAACGGAGGAAACGGTTACTTACTGTCACTACATATACCAATACAAGCGGCTCATGTGTCACCACTTATAACTCTAACGTCCCAGTGCTTCCGCCTTTACCACAGCCCTCGTTAGCGTTACCCAAACGGGGACCCAAGAGACCTAAGAAAGCAGAAGTAGTCAGAAAAGGCACCAAGAGAAAACTATCTGAAAAGCGAGTCAAACGTAAGAAGGAAATGATGTTGAACAGAAGTAAATATAACTCCACAATGTCAAATCAATCGCACTTCCAGGACTCGTACGAATTAGCCGTCACGAATCATTACAGTCCAGAGTTGAGAGCTAAAATCATGAAGTATAGCAGCAAACTGGGCAATACTCCTAACATGGCGTATGCTATGAACGCGCATTTATGTACCACTGTGCCTCACGCTGGTGGTAAGATTTTAATTGCAACAAAGGACTTGAAAGAAAACACGCCAGTAATAGAGTTACGTGGCAAGTACATGTTGTCTAACCAACACAGGCCACAACTCCAGAACTCTGCTAGAGCTGGCAGCCAGAAGCCTGGGCCTTTCGTGTTCTTTTACAGACTGCCTAAAGATAACACTCAAATATGTATTGACACAAGAACATACGGCAACGAAGCGAGATTCGTCCGAAGATCATGTAAACCTAACGCTGAATTACAACATTGCATTGTTAAGGGCACATTACATGTTTATTTGGTATCTATAGGAGTTATTCAGTCTAATACTGAAATTACTGTTGGTCACGATGCTGACGGCAGTAAGCAGCCTTGCGCTTGCGGTAACCCGAAACACTGTAAAGTGAACGGCCTTAACACACTAGCGTCGAGAAAGAGCGTCGATTATCCGCCGCGGGAGAAGAGAAGCAGAAATAGATGTTTCAGTTCGTCATCACCGGTGTCTCCACCACTCGCGCCAGCTGTCACCACTCCAATCAAGGAATTTACGCCACAAATTCTCACAACAATCAAATCTGAGAAGAAATCTCCACAACAAATTAAACATGAGTATCCTCCTCTGTCACCAGTTAAATCATCAGCGGTGATGGCCTTAAACTTTGATGAACCGCCTAAACCTGAGCCAGTAGAAGATATAAAACCAGAAATAGATCTAATAGCCAAAGAAGAAATGAAGCCTGAAGACCTGGATGAACCAGACTACTGCAAGGAGGAACCAATTGAAGAGaaatttgaagaaataaaacacGAGATTCCGCTTCCAGTTGTAGAGGAACCCAAGCCTTTCATTGCTCCTAAGGTAGAAGAAAAAGAGATAAAGGAGATTATTAAACCAGAGAAAGAGCCTGTGTATTCAGATGAGGAAAAACCAGAAAAAGTTGAAGAAAAGAAACCTAAAGAGGAACCAAAAATAGAAGAAGATAGACCTGTAACAAGAGAGTTCATGGCTAAGTCAGCATGCCACGACAGATCTTCAAGATCGAGCAGAACGGCATGCGTGAACCAAGACTCTCTGGATGACAAAACGGATGACTCTCAGGACAAAATACAGACTAATAACAAAGAGAAAGAAAAGAGGAAAATGGTTAGTTCGAAGAACTCAATCGAAACTCCACCTCCTAGCCTTGGGACCAGACAAAATTCTAAACCTGTGTCAAAATTACAGACGCGCGAGGAACGTAAAATGGAAGCTATAATGAAGGCGTTTGAACGCATGGAAAAGGCTGAACAGCGCAAACAGGAAGTGAAAGAAAGGCAGAAGAGGCGAGAGTCGGATCCGCACCCCAACGCGAACGATAAGGACGACGAGGAAGAAGTCCACAACACTACGAAAAAGAGGAAAAA GCGCAAAGGCCGTGCCCGTACAACATCTCAGTCGAATCGTCGGAGGTTAAACTCAGCCGATAGCGACATGGTGACGTCAGGCGACGAGGCCCCGCCCACTCCGCTGACTCCGCCCCGCGCGCCCCCGCCCCGCCGGGACAGCGTGGTCCCGCCCCCCGTCGAACATAATGAACGGGCTAATGAAGTACCGCATGAG GAACTTGGACTGAGCTCCGCGTGCCTATTAGTCGAAGCAGCAGTTGGGTCAGTAGAATCCGCCTTCAAATTaccaaaaacaaagaaaacaatggCTACAGAATGGATAGGGAGGTCGCCTGAACGGACGCCATCGCCTTATAGGTCTCCTTACAGACCTGCCTTAGTTTCTGCGCCGTCCTTAGAAAACTTGGTCCGAGTGGCGTCTACTATTATAGGCGATTTAAGTGGTGGACACGATTTGGACCACGAAGAAGAATCTAGACTTTCGCCGCCCAGAACGCCTGGTAGAGATAGGAATAAGCCTCCGAAGAAAGCCAAGCGAATAACTAGGAGTACACCGCCCACGGAAGTAGCTGAGGTGGTCACGCCGATCATAGCGCAGCATAGTGCCAAGAAACGCTGGCTCAGGCAAGCCATCAGCGAGGAGAGTGATTCACCTGTTGCAG ACGTCTTTGTTCCAGAATCTCCGCCAAACGAAATGGTGACACCATTGAAGAAGAGGCGGTTAGCCAGAGAATCGCTTTCGTGCGAACAGAACACTATTGTGCCT TGTAATGACGAAACTTCGCCTATTTTAACGTCAGAAGACTCGCCGGTCAAAGATGACACGCAAGCGTTGACGAGGCAATATAAAGTGAGAAATATTATGGATAGTATATACGGTAGGGACAGAACTCGGTCGGACAGCGGCCAAGGCTCCGACGACCAGTGCAATATAGACCATGACGTGTTGAACATGAACATTAAGGGCCCACATGACAGTGAGAACATTAGGAGAATCATTGGAGTGCCCACACCTGAAGACGAACATCCGCCTGAAATACCCAAACCTGAAGACATCAAgacaaataacaataatgtgGAAATAGACGAAAGTAATTATAACAAAGTCGTGCCAATGGAAATAGATACTACGATACCCGCGCAACCAAAAATACAGGAATCAGTCGACAGCAGTATCGACGTGAAAGGAATTGAGAGTCCAACCGACAAGTTAAACAGCTGCCAGTCAGCAGACACGAGCGGGAACTCGTCACCACAACGTGATGAGATGGACGACATACAGAAGAAAATACACTCATTCCACACAGAGAACATACAAATACTTAAAAGTAGAAATAAGAAGCCCAAAGAGAAACGGAAGAAAGTGAATCTGAACTTCGACCTCAACATGGTAGACGATCAGATCAGTGTGCAGTTGCGGACCGAGAACGACACGTCTTCCAAAGCGATAGAGATCAACGGAGACATACACGATGAGATGAGCAATTCTATTCACGATGACGTCAAAGTGCATGTATCTCCTGAGAACATACCTCTGCCGCCTGTTGAGTCGATACCTCTGCCAGCTCCTGAGAACATCCCGCTGCCCGAGGAACCGAGTCCAATGCCCGTCATACCGCCGCCTGAGACGATACCCTTGCCAGAAGAGCCCATGAAGCCAGTGAAGACAATACGTCCGTCATCGCCGGTGGAAAAGCTTGACAAAATCGAGAAACCGTTCTCGATCGACAGGCCGTCCGTGCTAGAGAACTCAACGCTTCCCTTCTCGTCGCGGTTCAGTTCGACGGGGCTGTTCTCCGGTATATTCAGCAACATGTCACAGTCGTTCAACATGGACAGTTCAATAAACGAGAACGTACCAAACATGTCTATAATAAAGAGTGCAATAGATAGGACTACAAGTTTAGATAGTAGTTTGTTTGACAAGGACAGTATTACGCCGGTGGACGATTTGAAGAATGTGCAGGCGATATTAACGCGAGTGAACAATATGGACTCGAATAACAGTGTGATATTATCGGGGGTGCTGAACAGTTCGAACAAGGCGCGGCTGTTGGCGCCTTCGCCGAAGCCGCTGGCGAAGCCCTACTGCCCGCGGTCCCACGACCCGCGCCTCAACCCGCCGCCCCTCGAGAAACCCAAACCTGTCAGGAGGAAG CTCTCTATAACGGAGTACCGCAAGCGGCACCTGGGCGGGTGCGTGGAggagggcggcggcggctcgTCCAGCTCGCCCAACGAGGCGGGCGAGGCGCCGGCCGAGTGGTCGAGCGAGTCGTCGGGCGCCGCGTCGCTGTCGCCGCAGCGCCTCGACCTGGCCGCGCAGGCCGCCGCCGACGAGCTCGAGCAGCGCCTGCATCGGGAGCTCACTGCTGACCATGCGCCTAAAG GTGTGTTCGACGCACAGCCGACAGCTAGTGAACGCCAGCGAGAGAACCTCAGCTCGCGGTTACGACGGGAGTTCGGTCTCGCCTTACCCGACGACGAAGAGGCGAGACCTCCTACCGAAAACACCGGTATGCCCACTTGGAGACATAACCACTTTACGGAACAACCTACTGGCAGTTTAAACCAACACAACTTGTTCTCTACTCGAAGGGATCGCACTATGCCCCCTATGGGCCAAATACAACCTCCGGCCCCATCAAACTGCCACGAAGACCCTTGGGGCCAAAAATCTATGGAGCAAATATCAGACTCTGTCGATAACCAATGGAATAATAACATGTACAGTACAACATATGGGTATAAAACGGGAGTGAAGGGCCTAAAGTGGGGAAGGAGGGGTGTATGA